In Amyelois transitella isolate CPQ chromosome 3, ilAmyTran1.1, whole genome shotgun sequence, a single genomic region encodes these proteins:
- the LOC106133328 gene encoding putative nuclease HARBI1, which produces MIGCIDCTHVRIVRPNEHEDRYFCRKKFHSLNVQLICDADQQILSVDASHPGSFHDSFIWSHYPVRYHLENLGSEATWLLGDSGYSQRRTMMTPILDAEPVTPEAYYTQKHVKARNVIERTIGLLKARFRCLLCHRVLHYQPQVAGFITNACVILHNICNENNLPEVRLTEEEQAREVAQQPPVEALHEPAGQHNIELQHGISTRRDLVARLWALRRT; this is translated from the exons ATGATTGGATGTATTGATTGTACCCATGTTCGCATAGTAAGGCCTAATGAGCATGAAGATAGATATTTCTGTAGAAAGAAATTCCATTCTCTAAATGTTCAGTtg atttgtgATGCGGATCAACAAATTCTAAGTGTTGATGCGAGTCATCCAGGGTCATTTCATGACTCATTTATATGGAGCCACTATCCTGTACGTTACCATTTGGAAAATTTAGGGTCTGAAGCAACATGGCTTTTAG GTGACTCTGGGTACTCACAACGAAGAACGATGATGACACCTATTTTGGATGCAGAACCAGTCACACCGGAAGCATATTATACACAAAAGCATGTAAAGGCTAGGAATGTGATAGAAAGAACTATAGGTCTTCTCAAAGCACGTTTCCGGTGTCTCTTGTGCCACAGGGTGTTGCATTATCAACCACAGGTTGCTGGCTTCATTACAAATGCTTGTGTAATATTGCAcaatatttgtaatgaaaacaACTTGCCTGAAGTAAGGTTGACAGAAGAAGAGCAAGCAAGGGAAGTTGCACAACAACCACCAGTGGAAGCTCTTCATGAACCAGCTGGGCAACACAACATTGAGCTTCAACATGGTATATCTACACGGCGTGATCTTGTGGCACGTCTCTGGGCTCTTCGCCGTAcctga
- the LOC132902855 gene encoding uncharacterized protein LOC132902855 codes for MNEYFNCYFQVSQTVSSIEADSLPAAVEITTASSDPSQSHAAAVSDEAVGVEVPSVVQAEAPPQPRRRRRRAHLTAAEARVQIVEAARQRAATEAANSLILQEAICLFRELVAIIRRRYGEEPRDVPQDHAV; via the exons atgaatgaatatttcaattgttattttcagGTATCTCAAACTGTTAGTTCTATCGAGGCAGATTCTCTACCTGCAGCTGTAGAAATTACTactgcatcatcagatcctTCACAAAGCCACGCAGCAGCTGTCTCTGATGAGGCTGTCGGCGTCGAAGTACCTAGTGTGGTACAGGCTGAAGCCCCGCCACAACCTAGGCGACGGCGCCGACGTGCTCATTTAACAGCTGCAGAAGCAAGGGTGCAAATAGTTGAAGCTGCACGACAGAGGGCTGCTACTGAAGCTGCAAATAGTTTAATACTTCAAGAAGCTATTTGTCTCTTCCGTGAATTAGTGGCTATAATTAGAAGAAG gTACGGCGAAGAGCCCAGAGACGTGCCACAAGATCACGCCGTGTAG